A region of Lycium barbarum isolate Lr01 chromosome 3, ASM1917538v2, whole genome shotgun sequence DNA encodes the following proteins:
- the LOC132633995 gene encoding CDGSH iron-sulfur domain-containing protein NEET-like, producing the protein MASITTSRIEGGFALASLTVRPRRMMVVRAETVNPNIKKDKPKLVHSIDVTDLSKPQTAYCRCWRAKTFPRCDGSHVKHNEETGDNVGPLLMKKQ; encoded by the exons atggCGTCAATTACTACTAGCAGAATTGAAGGTGGGTTCGCATTAGCTTCATTGACGGTGAGGCCCAGGCGTATGATGGTGGTTCGTGCTGAAACTGTAAACCCAAATATTAAGAAGGACAAACCAAAATTGGTGCACTCTATTGATGTCACTGATCTCTCTAAGCCTCAAACTGCTTACTGCAG GTGTTGGAGGGCTAAGACTTTTCCTCGATGTGATGGAAGCCACGTAAAGCACAATGAGGAAACTGGAGATAATGTTGGACCCCTGCTCATGAAGAAGCAGTAA